In Gemmatimonadota bacterium, one genomic interval encodes:
- a CDS encoding carboxypeptidase-like regulatory domain-containing protein has product MTRRSRGTEGRPGRAVSRPRPRRRVAWLVVGAALPFGSCATAPPAPPADDVIVRGRVVDAGTEEALAGALVSVDGTTLRTLTDLDGRYEITLFATGDPVRLTAQLIGYEEQSQPLDLAAVEPVVDFALVAQPVVLPASRPAGGQPRWR; this is encoded by the coding sequence ATGACGCGACGTAGCCGCGGCACGGAGGGCCGTCCCGGTCGGGCGGTATCGAGGCCCCGGCCCCGACGCCGGGTCGCCTGGCTCGTGGTGGGCGCGGCGCTGCCGTTCGGGTCGTGCGCCACCGCGCCGCCCGCTCCGCCGGCGGACGATGTCATCGTGCGCGGCCGAGTCGTGGACGCGGGAACCGAAGAGGCGCTCGCGGGCGCGCTGGTCTCGGTCGACGGTACCACCCTGCGGACGCTGACCGATCTCGATGGCCGGTACGAAATCACGCTGTTTGCGACGGGCGATCCGGTGCGGTTGACTGCCCAACTGATAGGCTACGAGGAGCAGAGCCAGCCGCTGGACCTCGCCGCGGTGGAGCCGGTGGTCGACTTTGCGCTCGTCGCGCAGCCGGTGGTGCTGCCGGCCTCGCGACCCGCCGGCGGACAGCCGCGCTGGCGCTGA